A stretch of the Halorussus salinus genome encodes the following:
- the thiD gene encoding bifunctional hydroxymethylpyrimidine kinase/phosphomethylpyrimidine kinase, which produces MASEDALYSVDTRRPAPVEKPVALTVAGSDSGGGAGVQADCKTIEAHDAFGTSAVTAVTAQHTRGVESTHVLPPEEVAAQLDAVTGDFDVRAAKTGMLATADIVDCVAERVADAEFPVVVDPVMVATSGDRLLDAAAEDAYEDLLTEAALVTPNADEAEVLTGATVEGEESARAAGEALLAMGADAALVTGGHLPGDAVEDVLVTEDGVETFRRPRVETAATHGSGCTLSAAIAARLARGESLHDAVEASAAFVARAVRYLLDVGEGPGAVHHAVELRNRAAREETAEEVREVVRAFVDRDVSLLVPEVGMNVVGATPYAEETDETAAVEGRITRTFSGVKPNRGVRFGASSHVARFLLSCREFDPDLRFAANCRFDSDVAAALDSLDWAVAEYDRSAEPEGVKSKEGSTMQWGARRAFESVAGTPVAVVDRGEVGKEAMTKVLARDGEELTERVVTLLDCR; this is translated from the coding sequence ATGGCCAGCGAAGACGCCCTCTATTCGGTCGATACTCGCCGTCCCGCCCCGGTCGAGAAACCGGTCGCGCTCACCGTCGCCGGGAGCGACTCCGGAGGAGGTGCGGGCGTGCAGGCCGACTGCAAGACCATCGAAGCCCACGACGCCTTCGGGACGAGTGCCGTGACGGCCGTTACCGCACAGCACACCCGCGGCGTCGAGTCCACGCACGTCCTGCCTCCCGAGGAGGTCGCGGCCCAACTCGACGCCGTGACCGGCGACTTCGACGTGCGGGCCGCCAAGACCGGGATGCTCGCCACCGCGGATATCGTGGACTGCGTGGCCGAGCGCGTGGCCGACGCCGAGTTCCCGGTCGTCGTGGACCCCGTGATGGTCGCCACCTCGGGCGACCGACTCCTCGACGCCGCGGCCGAGGATGCCTACGAGGACCTACTCACGGAGGCCGCGCTCGTGACGCCCAACGCCGACGAGGCCGAGGTGTTGACCGGCGCGACCGTCGAGGGAGAGGAGTCGGCGAGAGCGGCGGGCGAGGCGTTGCTGGCGATGGGTGCCGACGCCGCGCTCGTCACCGGCGGACATCTCCCCGGCGACGCCGTGGAAGACGTGTTGGTGACTGAGGACGGCGTCGAGACGTTCCGCCGCCCCCGCGTCGAGACCGCGGCGACCCACGGGTCGGGATGCACGCTCTCGGCCGCGATTGCGGCCCGGTTGGCCCGCGGCGAGTCGCTTCACGATGCGGTCGAAGCGAGCGCCGCGTTCGTCGCGCGGGCCGTCCGGTACCTCCTCGACGTGGGCGAGGGTCCCGGCGCGGTGCATCACGCCGTCGAGTTGCGAAACCGCGCCGCCCGCGAGGAGACCGCCGAGGAGGTCCGTGAGGTCGTCCGGGCGTTCGTGGACCGAGACGTGTCGCTCCTCGTGCCCGAGGTCGGGATGAACGTCGTCGGCGCGACGCCCTACGCCGAGGAGACCGACGAGACCGCGGCCGTCGAGGGGCGAATCACCCGGACGTTCTCCGGCGTGAAACCCAACCGCGGCGTGCGATTCGGCGCGTCGAGTCACGTCGCGCGCTTCCTGCTTTCCTGCCGGGAGTTCGACCCCGACCTGCGATTCGCGGCGAACTGTCGGTTCGATTCGGACGTGGCGGCCGCGCTCGACTCGCTGGACTGGGCGGTCGCCGAGTACGACCGGAGCGCGGAACCGGAGGGCGTGAAATCGAAGGAGGGGTCTACGATGCAGTGGGGCGCGCGGCGGGCTTTCGAGTCGGTCGCGGGGACGCCGGTCGCGGTCGTGGACCGTGGCGAGGTCGGCAAGGAGGCGATGACGAAAGTCCTCGCGCGGGACGGCGAGGAGTTGACCGAGCGCGTAGTGACGCTATTGGATTGCCGGTGA
- a CDS encoding bacterio-opsin activator domain-containing protein, which translates to MAVESSDDYLTTPEFQRFRRRTETYREDLVVALAGRVGLRAAEIPRVRPADLREVERGGDLHYLLAVPEGDATEGGGSDDSAGGSATRDAYVPPGVAHDLRKFATVEEVARRDPVVDVSPRRVQMLVADVADRTADLSDVTCRDLRQHFAWRLLAEEGVPPNVVKAVGGWASLRSLAPYLGDPTAAEVVDAFADRSRTGSRPSGPPRPTDSRNAPPHRADSRSDDLLACGAALGDALSDASTAEEAERAVCDCLADHFRAVWVCDARGAVRTSAAPEGSDGVPADALDGADLPDESATDGGEGVSDAEETPDATLLDAAPTDGPLAGCSLAVAPLRSSETVHGLLCVARDSLSSADRTLLADAGRRVGRTVTAIARKQLLLADTGVELSFRTTDRGVFLAAASADLGCRFELEGVVPVEDSLLYFVTASGAAVGDVLERVPAAESVDDARLIRDYGDGALFEFAVSGESVASTLVERGGTVRELSAADGEADVSGVFSRRVDVRRVVEAVEESFPDTDLRSKREVEEPVQSAATVRQTVHDRITERQRTVLRAAYLAGYFEWPRGSTAEELAASMDVSAPTLHNHLRKAQQKVFDAVFDDSDPSGTDEFDAP; encoded by the coding sequence ATGGCCGTCGAATCGAGCGACGACTACCTCACCACCCCGGAGTTCCAGCGTTTTCGCCGCCGGACCGAGACCTACCGCGAGGACCTCGTGGTCGCGCTCGCCGGGCGCGTCGGCCTGCGAGCGGCCGAGATTCCCCGCGTCCGCCCCGCGGACCTGCGCGAGGTCGAGCGCGGCGGGGACCTCCACTACCTCCTCGCGGTCCCCGAGGGCGACGCGACCGAGGGCGGAGGCAGTGACGACAGCGCGGGCGGTTCCGCGACCCGCGACGCCTACGTCCCGCCGGGGGTCGCCCACGACCTCCGGAAGTTCGCCACCGTAGAGGAGGTCGCGCGCCGGGACCCCGTGGTAGACGTATCTCCTCGGCGCGTCCAGATGCTCGTCGCCGACGTGGCCGACCGGACCGCCGACCTCTCGGACGTGACCTGCCGGGACCTCCGCCAGCACTTCGCGTGGCGACTGCTCGCCGAGGAGGGCGTCCCGCCGAACGTCGTCAAGGCCGTCGGCGGGTGGGCGAGCCTCCGGAGCCTCGCGCCGTACCTCGGCGACCCGACCGCCGCTGAAGTCGTGGACGCTTTCGCCGACCGGTCGCGGACCGGGAGTCGGCCGTCGGGTCCACCCCGACCGACCGACTCGCGGAACGCCCCACCGCACCGCGCGGACTCCCGGAGCGACGACCTGCTGGCCTGCGGGGCGGCGCTCGGCGACGCGCTCTCCGACGCCTCGACCGCCGAGGAAGCCGAACGCGCGGTCTGCGACTGTCTCGCCGACCACTTTCGGGCGGTCTGGGTCTGCGACGCGCGGGGCGCAGTCCGGACGAGCGCCGCACCGGAGGGGAGCGACGGCGTGCCCGCCGACGCGCTGGACGGGGCGGACCTGCCCGACGAGAGCGCGACGGACGGCGGTGAAGGCGTATCGGACGCCGAGGAGACGCCGGACGCGACCCTCCTCGACGCCGCGCCGACCGACGGCCCGCTGGCGGGGTGTTCGCTCGCGGTCGCGCCCCTCCGGTCGAGCGAGACCGTTCACGGCCTGCTCTGTGTGGCTCGGGACTCGCTGTCGTCGGCCGACCGGACGCTTCTGGCGGACGCCGGGCGGCGCGTCGGCCGGACGGTCACGGCCATCGCGCGTAAACAGTTGCTGTTGGCCGACACGGGTGTCGAACTCTCGTTCCGGACGACCGACCGCGGGGTCTTCCTCGCGGCCGCGTCCGCGGATTTGGGCTGTCGCTTCGAACTCGAAGGCGTCGTGCCCGTCGAGGACTCGTTGCTGTACTTCGTGACTGCGAGCGGTGCCGCGGTCGGCGACGTGTTAGAGCGCGTCCCGGCCGCCGAGTCGGTGGACGACGCCCGACTCATCCGGGACTACGGCGACGGCGCGCTCTTCGAGTTCGCCGTCTCGGGGGAGTCGGTCGCCTCGACGCTGGTCGAGCGCGGCGGCACGGTCCGCGAACTGTCGGCCGCGGACGGCGAGGCCGACGTTTCGGGCGTCTTCTCGCGGCGCGTGGACGTGCGCCGCGTCGTGGAGGCCGTCGAGGAGTCGTTCCCCGACACGGACCTGCGTTCGAAGCGCGAGGTCGAGGAGCCAGTCCAGAGCGCCGCGACGGTCCGCCAGACGGTCCACGACCGCATCACCGAGCGCCAGCGGACCGTCCTCCGGGCGGCGTATCTCGCGGGCTACTTCGAGTGGCCCCGCGGGAGTACCGCCGAGGAGTTGGCGGCCTCGATGGACGTGTCCGCGCCGACGCTCCACAACCACCTCCGGAAGGCCCAACAGAAGGTCTTCGACGCGGTGTTCGACGACTCCGACCCGTCTGGGACCGACGAGTTCGACGCTCCCTGA
- the mutS gene encoding DNA mismatch repair protein MutS, with amino-acid sequence MSQSDGEVGGIVGEFFSLKDETDADYLVMQVGDFYEFFGDDAEEVSDLLDLKVSQKSSHGSNYPMAGVPVDKLTPHLKQLVERGYRVAVADQHETADGHAREITRVVTPGTLLETTDSDAQYLAGVVRGDDDRYGLAFADVTTGRFMVTEVAGPDPEAAADRAFTELYRFDPAEVLPGPEVRNDDAFVERVRERTDATLTLHRADAFAPGRATHATKEQFGDETLASIGLAEDGGSRGAGGGSGRGTRSNGRDDRPQIQAAGALLSYVEETGTGVRASMTRLQNYEGDDHVSLDATTQRNLELTETMQGDRGGSLFAIIDHTATSPGKRLLKEWLQRPRRDLPTLRQRADGVAAFADTALARETVRETLNDAYDLERLASKAAHGSADARDLLRVRETVALLPAVAEAIDNDPRLADSPLADIVARPDPEEAAALRDELDALADDPPGTVTEGGLFERGHDDELDDLIDRHDEAEQWLDTLDDREKRETGITHLTVDRNKTDGYYIQVGNSETDAVPDRYDRLKSLKNSERYTTDELNERERQIFRLEERRGELEYDLFTELRERVAARADLLQSVGRCLAELDALASLAVHAVENDWVRPELHESGDLDIEEGRHPVVEQTTQFVPNDLRMDGDRHFLVVTGPNMSGKSTYMRQVALITLLAQIGSFVPAKSASIGVVDGIYTRVGALDELAQGRSTFMVEMQELSNILHSATDESLVILDEVGRGTATYDGISIAWAATEYLHNEIRAKTLFATHYHELTTLADHLDRVENVHVAVDGEPPSSGGTGTRSADDSAGDVTFLRTIEEGPTDRSYGIHVANLAGVPDPVVERSRGVLEKLRQEKAIEAKGGSERSGETKQVVFDVGSGELKTGEPESGAKDESANETERADDSAAVRDEFGDDADEILREIADLEVSDTAPIELLNRAQEWQERLDT; translated from the coding sequence GTGTCCCAATCTGACGGCGAGGTCGGGGGTATCGTCGGGGAGTTCTTCTCGCTCAAGGACGAGACCGACGCCGACTATCTGGTGATGCAGGTCGGGGATTTCTACGAGTTCTTCGGCGACGACGCCGAGGAGGTCTCGGACCTCCTCGACCTCAAAGTCTCCCAGAAGTCGTCTCACGGCTCGAACTACCCGATGGCCGGGGTTCCGGTGGACAAGCTCACGCCCCACCTCAAGCAGTTGGTCGAGCGCGGCTACCGGGTCGCGGTGGCCGACCAACACGAGACCGCCGACGGCCACGCCCGCGAAATCACTCGCGTCGTGACCCCCGGCACCCTGCTGGAGACGACCGACTCCGACGCCCAGTACCTCGCCGGAGTCGTCCGAGGAGACGACGACCGGTACGGCCTCGCGTTCGCCGACGTGACCACGGGCCGGTTCATGGTCACGGAAGTCGCCGGACCTGACCCCGAGGCGGCCGCGGACCGCGCGTTCACCGAACTCTACCGGTTCGACCCCGCGGAGGTTCTGCCGGGACCCGAGGTCCGCAACGACGACGCCTTCGTGGAGCGAGTCCGCGAGCGCACCGACGCGACGCTCACGCTCCACCGCGCCGACGCCTTCGCCCCCGGTCGGGCGACCCACGCGACGAAAGAGCAGTTCGGCGACGAGACGCTGGCGAGCATCGGCTTGGCGGAGGACGGCGGAAGTCGCGGTGCGGGCGGTGGGTCCGGGCGCGGGACCCGGAGCAACGGCCGCGACGACCGCCCGCAGATTCAGGCCGCGGGCGCGCTCCTCTCGTACGTCGAGGAGACCGGCACGGGCGTCAGGGCCTCGATGACGCGACTCCAGAACTACGAGGGCGACGACCACGTCTCGCTCGACGCGACGACCCAGCGCAACCTCGAACTCACCGAGACGATGCAGGGCGACCGGGGCGGGTCGCTCTTTGCTATCATCGACCACACCGCGACGAGTCCGGGCAAGCGCCTGCTGAAAGAGTGGCTCCAGCGCCCCCGCCGGGACCTGCCGACGCTCCGCCAGCGGGCCGACGGGGTGGCCGCGTTCGCCGACACCGCGCTGGCCCGTGAGACGGTCCGCGAGACCCTGAACGACGCCTACGACCTCGAACGACTGGCGAGCAAGGCGGCCCACGGGAGCGCCGACGCCCGCGACCTCCTGCGGGTCCGGGAGACCGTGGCGCTCCTGCCGGCGGTCGCCGAGGCCATCGACAACGACCCTCGACTGGCCGACTCACCGCTCGCGGACATCGTCGCCCGGCCCGACCCCGAGGAGGCCGCCGCGCTCCGCGACGAGTTGGACGCGCTCGCCGACGACCCGCCGGGCACCGTCACCGAGGGCGGTCTGTTCGAGCGCGGTCACGACGACGAGTTAGACGACCTCATCGACCGCCACGACGAGGCCGAACAGTGGCTCGACACGCTGGACGACCGCGAGAAGCGCGAGACCGGCATCACCCACCTCACCGTGGACCGCAACAAGACCGACGGCTACTACATCCAAGTCGGCAACTCCGAGACCGACGCGGTGCCCGACCGCTACGACCGTCTCAAGAGTCTCAAGAACTCCGAGCGATACACCACCGACGAGTTGAACGAGCGCGAACGCCAGATATTCCGACTCGAAGAGCGCCGCGGGGAACTGGAGTACGACCTGTTCACGGAACTGCGCGAGCGGGTCGCGGCGCGGGCGGACCTCCTGCAGTCGGTGGGCCGCTGTCTCGCGGAACTCGACGCGCTCGCTAGCCTCGCGGTCCACGCAGTCGAAAACGACTGGGTGCGCCCCGAACTGCACGAGTCGGGCGACCTCGACATCGAGGAGGGCCGCCACCCGGTCGTGGAGCAGACCACCCAGTTCGTCCCCAACGACCTCCGGATGGACGGGGACCGTCACTTTCTGGTCGTCACCGGGCCGAACATGTCGGGCAAATCGACCTACATGCGGCAGGTCGCGCTCATTACCCTGCTGGCACAAATCGGGAGCTTCGTCCCCGCCAAATCTGCCAGCATCGGCGTCGTGGACGGTATCTACACCCGCGTCGGTGCGCTGGACGAACTCGCGCAGGGGCGCTCGACGTTCATGGTCGAGATGCAGGAGTTGAGCAACATCCTCCACTCCGCGACCGACGAGTCGCTGGTCATTCTGGACGAGGTGGGCCGCGGGACCGCGACTTACGACGGGATTTCCATCGCGTGGGCCGCGACGGAGTATCTCCACAACGAAATCCGAGCCAAGACACTCTTTGCCACTCACTACCACGAACTGACGACGCTGGCCGACCACCTCGACCGCGTGGAGAACGTCCACGTCGCCGTCGACGGCGAACCGCCCTCCTCCGGCGGAACGGGGACCCGCTCGGCCGACGACTCGGCGGGCGACGTGACGTTCCTCCGGACCATCGAGGAGGGACCGACCGACCGCTCCTACGGCATCCACGTCGCAAACCTCGCGGGCGTGCCCGACCCCGTGGTCGAACGCTCGCGCGGCGTGCTGGAGAAACTGCGCCAAGAGAAAGCCATTGAGGCGAAGGGCGGAAGCGAGCGGTCCGGCGAGACGAAGCAGGTCGTCTTCGACGTGGGGAGCGGCGAGCTAAAGACCGGGGAACCAGAGAGCGGGGCGAAGGATGAGAGCGCGAACGAGACCGAGCGCGCCGACGACTCGGCGGCCGTCCGCGACGAGTTCGGCGACGACGCCGACGAGATACTACGCGAGATTGCGGACCTCGAAGTGAGCGACACCGCGCCGATAGAACTGTTGAATCGAGCGCAGGAGTGGCAGGAGCGACTCGATACGTAG
- a CDS encoding four-helix bundle copper-binding protein, which yields MALSELDTNDLEDQCIDNCFEAVQACEYCADECLDEEMDMAKCIRLCRDVADLASQHARFMARSSNYSVELAEATAGAAEECAEECRRHDHDHCQTCADVVEECAETCREMMQRSA from the coding sequence ATGGCACTTTCCGAACTCGACACCAACGACCTCGAAGACCAGTGCATCGACAACTGCTTCGAAGCCGTGCAAGCCTGCGAGTACTGCGCCGACGAGTGTCTCGACGAGGAGATGGACATGGCCAAGTGTATCCGGCTCTGCCGGGACGTGGCGGATCTCGCGAGCCAGCACGCCCGGTTCATGGCGCGTAGCTCCAACTACAGCGTCGAACTCGCCGAGGCGACCGCCGGGGCCGCCGAGGAGTGCGCCGAGGAGTGTCGCCGTCACGACCACGACCACTGCCAGACCTGCGCCGACGTGGTCGAGGAGTGCGCCGAGACCTGCCGCGAGATGATGCAACGGTCGGCGTAG
- a CDS encoding DUF4396 domain-containing protein gives MGIQQALQNVLTNPTYLTAWGLLVALSLGILGWDLWRNNSELKSLMKFVWGFTVLYSGPLGLLGYWYSGRTQIDHDSFWRKGFRSVSHCYSGCGTGEVLGVSMAVGLFAFKTTGTVVLTFSLAYFFGYLMTVGPLMQEGVGLREALWDAFYSETASITVMEVVAISTDIWLAAEAGLGDVLFWTSLVFSLTVGLLAAYPVNLLLIHFGVKEGMMNPAKMGTEMGA, from the coding sequence ATGGGAATTCAGCAGGCGCTACAGAACGTGCTGACGAACCCCACCTACCTCACAGCGTGGGGTCTACTGGTCGCCCTCTCGCTCGGGATTCTCGGCTGGGACCTCTGGCGGAACAACTCGGAACTGAAGAGCCTCATGAAGTTCGTCTGGGGCTTCACGGTGCTGTACTCCGGGCCGCTCGGACTCTTGGGCTACTGGTACTCGGGCCGGACTCAGATCGATCACGACTCGTTCTGGCGCAAGGGGTTCCGGTCGGTGAGCCACTGTTACTCGGGGTGTGGCACCGGCGAGGTGCTGGGCGTCTCGATGGCGGTCGGACTGTTCGCATTCAAGACGACCGGCACGGTCGTCCTGACGTTCTCGCTGGCGTACTTCTTCGGCTACCTGATGACGGTCGGACCGCTGATGCAGGAGGGCGTCGGCCTGCGCGAGGCCCTGTGGGACGCGTTCTACTCGGAGACCGCGAGCATCACCGTGATGGAGGTCGTCGCCATCAGCACCGACATCTGGCTGGCGGCCGAGGCCGGACTCGGAGACGTGCTGTTTTGGACCAGCCTCGTCTTCTCGCTGACGGTGGGACTCCTCGCGGCGTATCCGGTCAACCTCCTGCTCATCCACTTCGGCGTCAAAGAGGGGATGATGAACCCCGCGAAGATGGGGACCGAGATGGGAGCGTGA
- a CDS encoding heavy-metal-associated domain-containing protein, translating into MARQITVEGMSCGGCEENVENALRDVPGVEDATADNESDSVTVEGDASDEDLAAAVEDAGYTAKV; encoded by the coding sequence ATGGCGAGACAGATTACCGTCGAAGGCATGAGCTGTGGCGGCTGCGAGGAGAACGTCGAGAACGCGCTCCGGGACGTACCGGGCGTCGAAGACGCGACCGCGGACAACGAGTCCGACAGCGTGACCGTCGAGGGCGACGCCAGCGACGAGGACCTCGCGGCGGCCGTCGAGGATGCTGGTTACACTGCGAAAGTCTGA
- a CDS encoding acetate--CoA ligase → MVEGSPDETPREREWVDPPEEFVAQANVTAADRDAFRGAGWPECWRQAADLLEWDRDFDAVLAGGASAGSGDGDAAGESPASEPIRWFPDGRLNAAHNCVDRHVEAGRGDETAVAWEGKLGETRSYTYRELRDEVNAFAAALRELGVGEDDVVTLYLPMIPELPVAMLACARIGAPHSVVFAGFSADALATRLSGADSEFLVTCDGYYRRGAALDLKRRADNACVSVEHSVEQVVVDRLDDDRPAGDYHAYADLVAEHEGETVEPVSRESDDLLFLIYTSGTTGEPTLVRHTTGGYLTHVAWTSHAVLDLGPDDTHWCSADVGWITGHSYAVYGPLALGATTVLYEGTPDHPETDRLWEIIERNEVDVFYTAPTSIRAFMKWGEEHPASHDLSSLRLLGSVGEPIDETAWHWYRDHVGDGDAPVVDTWWQTETGGIVLSTLPGVDRMRPGAVGKSLPGIETAVVDETGRRVAPGEAGQLVVTRPWPGMARSLCDESGWGARRTRRVEGEWQYATGDNAVRDDEEYLHLLGRADDVVKVSDRRLSTAEIESAIVGVEGVAEAAVVVGADDEAAHRSEIHAFVSPASNVAGDDALRERVGEGVEEAIGSIAVPDAVTFAPSLPKTRSGKVVRRYLAAIANGEELGDTSALRNPEVVGELESLLDR, encoded by the coding sequence ATGGTCGAAGGCAGTCCCGACGAGACGCCCCGCGAGCGCGAGTGGGTGGACCCGCCCGAGGAGTTCGTCGCGCAGGCGAACGTCACGGCGGCCGACCGCGACGCGTTCCGGGGAGCGGGGTGGCCCGAGTGCTGGCGGCAGGCGGCCGACCTGCTGGAATGGGACCGCGATTTCGACGCGGTGCTGGCGGGCGGCGCGAGCGCCGGGAGCGGCGACGGTGATGCCGCCGGGGAATCCCCGGCGTCGGAACCGATTCGGTGGTTCCCCGACGGGCGACTCAACGCCGCGCACAACTGCGTGGACCGCCACGTCGAGGCGGGCCGGGGCGACGAGACGGCAGTCGCGTGGGAGGGGAAACTCGGCGAGACGCGCAGTTACACCTACCGGGAGTTGCGCGACGAGGTGAACGCGTTCGCGGCCGCCCTGCGGGAGTTGGGCGTCGGCGAGGACGACGTGGTGACCCTCTACTTACCGATGATTCCGGAGCTACCGGTCGCGATGCTGGCCTGCGCGCGCATCGGCGCGCCCCACTCGGTCGTGTTCGCCGGGTTTTCCGCCGACGCGCTGGCGACCCGCCTCTCCGGCGCGGACTCGGAGTTTCTCGTGACCTGCGACGGCTACTACCGGCGCGGGGCGGCGCTCGACTTGAAGCGTCGCGCGGACAACGCCTGCGTCTCGGTCGAGCATTCCGTCGAGCAGGTGGTCGTCGATCGCTTGGACGACGACCGGCCCGCGGGCGACTACCACGCCTACGCCGACCTCGTGGCGGAACACGAGGGCGAGACGGTCGAACCGGTCTCGCGCGAGAGCGACGACCTCCTCTTTCTCATCTACACCTCCGGCACGACCGGCGAACCGACGCTGGTCCGCCACACCACCGGGGGCTACCTGACTCACGTCGCGTGGACCAGCCACGCGGTCCTCGACTTGGGTCCCGACGACACCCACTGGTGTTCTGCGGACGTGGGGTGGATTACCGGACACTCCTACGCGGTCTACGGTCCTTTGGCGCTCGGCGCGACGACGGTGCTGTACGAGGGGACGCCCGACCACCCCGAGACCGACCGGCTCTGGGAGATTATCGAGCGCAACGAGGTGGACGTGTTCTACACCGCGCCCACGTCCATCCGAGCGTTCATGAAGTGGGGCGAGGAGCATCCCGCGAGCCACGACCTGTCGAGTCTGCGCCTGCTAGGGAGCGTCGGCGAACCGATAGACGAGACGGCGTGGCACTGGTACCGCGACCACGTCGGCGACGGCGACGCGCCGGTCGTGGACACGTGGTGGCAGACCGAGACCGGCGGCATCGTTCTCTCGACGCTCCCCGGCGTGGACCGGATGCGTCCCGGCGCGGTCGGCAAGAGCCTGCCGGGCATCGAGACCGCCGTCGTGGACGAGACGGGCCGCCGCGTCGCCCCCGGCGAGGCGGGCCAACTCGTCGTCACGCGCCCGTGGCCGGGGATGGCCCGGTCGCTCTGCGACGAGTCCGGATGGGGTGCGCGCCGGACGCGCCGAGTCGAGGGCGAGTGGCAGTACGCCACCGGCGACAACGCGGTCCGCGACGACGAGGAGTACCTCCACCTCCTCGGGCGGGCCGACGACGTGGTGAAGGTCTCGGACCGGCGACTCAGCACCGCCGAAATCGAGTCGGCCATCGTCGGCGTCGAAGGCGTCGCCGAGGCCGCGGTAGTCGTCGGCGCGGACGACGAGGCGGCCCACCGCTCGGAGATTCACGCCTTCGTCAGTCCGGCGTCGAACGTCGCGGGCGACGACGCGCTCCGCGAGCGCGTCGGCGAGGGCGTCGAGGAGGCCATCGGTTCCATCGCGGTCCCCGACGCCGTGACGTTCGCGCCCTCGCTCCCGAAGACCCGTTCGGGGAAGGTCGTCCGGCGCTATCTGGCGGCCATCGCTAACGGCGAGGAGTTGGGCGACACCTCGGCGCTCCGGAACCCGGAGGTCGTCGGGGAACTGGAGTCGCTACTGGACCGGTGA